Proteins co-encoded in one Armatimonadota bacterium genomic window:
- the dapA gene encoding 4-hydroxy-tetrahydrodipicolinate synthase, whose amino-acid sequence MGPFGHVVTAMVTPFDASGAVDYARAAQLARRLIEAGNDGLVVAGTTGESPTLSDAEKIRLFHTVKEAVGDRARVIAGTGTYDTAHSIHLSQEAARAGCDGLLLVNPYYNRPSQEGLYAHFRAIAESTPLPVMLYNIPGRTAVNCTPDTIARLAEVPNIVAVKEAAGSLDQVSEIRIKTPERFAIYSGDDSLTLPKLAVGAVGVVSVAGHLVAAEIQQMIRAYFAGQVAEALRLHRRLFPLFKVLFITTNPVPVKAALRLVGFDCGKPRLPLVDVTPKEEEQIRTVLRSLDLVPTPV is encoded by the coding sequence ATGGGGCCGTTTGGACACGTCGTCACCGCCATGGTCACGCCCTTCGACGCCAGCGGCGCGGTGGACTATGCCAGGGCCGCGCAGCTGGCCCGCCGGCTGATCGAGGCCGGCAACGACGGGCTGGTGGTCGCCGGCACCACCGGCGAGTCGCCCACGCTCTCCGACGCGGAGAAGATCCGGCTGTTCCACACCGTCAAGGAGGCCGTGGGCGATCGGGCCAGGGTGATCGCGGGCACCGGCACCTACGACACGGCCCACTCGATCCACCTGTCCCAGGAGGCGGCGCGCGCGGGATGCGACGGGCTGCTCCTGGTGAACCCCTACTACAACCGGCCGTCGCAGGAGGGCCTCTACGCGCACTTCCGCGCCATCGCCGAGAGCACGCCGTTGCCCGTGATGCTGTACAACATCCCGGGGCGGACCGCGGTCAACTGCACCCCCGACACCATCGCGCGGCTGGCGGAGGTCCCCAACATCGTCGCGGTCAAGGAGGCGGCCGGCAGCCTGGATCAGGTGTCCGAGATCCGCATCAAGACCCCCGAGCGCTTCGCGATCTACAGCGGCGACGACAGCCTGACGCTCCCCAAGCTGGCGGTGGGCGCGGTGGGGGTGGTGAGCGTCGCGGGGCACCTCGTGGCGGCCGAGATCCAGCAGATGATCCGCGCCTACTTCGCCGGCCAGGTGGCCGAGGCCCTGCGACTCCACCGGCGGCTGTTCCCGCTGTTCAAGGTGCTGTTCATCACCACCAACCCGGTGCCGGTCAAGGCGGCGCTGCGGCTCGTGGGGTTCGACTGCGGCAAGCCCCGGCTTCCGCTCGTGGACGTGACGCCCAAGGAGGAGGAGCAGATCCGCACTGTGCTGCGGTCCCTGGACCTGGTGCCCACACCGGTGTGA
- a CDS encoding aspartate-semialdehyde dehydrogenase: MTGGLRVAVVGATGMVGRTMVRVLAERRFPMQHLRLFATARSAGSTVPFGEAQVPVEVTGDDVLEHDLVLFAGGDDASRRYAWEVAARGGVAIDNSSTWRLDPRVPLVVPEVNGDALRSHAGVIANPNCCAVALVMALKPLDVAAGLRRVHVATYQSVSGGGIENVRTLLAQTQRLLEIPDALADGDLARIATAADDAPLAFNVRPQWRWQPDGDTEEEAKIVAETHKMLGVAVPLTVTTLRVPVLVGHTLVVHVTLGRPLSPEAARAVLAAFPGVEVVDDPAAGRFPTPLLAAGRDAVYVGLVRPDRVDPHGLRLVVCADNLRKGSATNAVQIAEALVAAGSLRPRAGVSTR, translated from the coding sequence GTGACCGGAGGCCTGCGTGTGGCAGTGGTGGGGGCGACCGGGATGGTCGGGCGCACGATGGTCAGGGTGCTGGCCGAGCGGCGTTTCCCCATGCAGCACCTGCGGTTGTTCGCCACCGCCCGGTCGGCCGGATCCACCGTGCCGTTCGGGGAGGCACAGGTGCCCGTCGAGGTGACCGGCGACGACGTCCTGGAGCACGACCTGGTGCTGTTCGCAGGCGGCGACGACGCCAGCCGCCGCTACGCCTGGGAGGTGGCGGCGCGCGGGGGGGTGGCGATCGACAACTCCTCGACCTGGCGGCTCGACCCGCGGGTCCCGCTGGTCGTGCCCGAGGTGAACGGCGATGCCCTGCGGTCGCACGCCGGCGTCATCGCCAACCCCAACTGCTGCGCCGTGGCGCTCGTGATGGCGCTGAAGCCCCTGGACGTCGCCGCGGGGCTGCGGCGCGTCCACGTGGCCACCTACCAGTCGGTCTCCGGCGGTGGCATCGAGAACGTCCGGACCCTGTTGGCGCAGACGCAGCGCCTGCTGGAGATCCCCGACGCGCTCGCAGACGGGGACCTGGCGCGCATCGCGACCGCTGCCGACGACGCGCCGCTGGCGTTCAACGTCCGTCCGCAGTGGAGGTGGCAGCCCGACGGCGACACCGAGGAAGAGGCCAAGATCGTTGCCGAAACCCACAAGATGCTGGGTGTTGCGGTGCCGTTGACCGTCACCACGCTGCGCGTGCCGGTTCTGGTGGGCCACACCCTGGTCGTGCACGTGACACTGGGACGCCCGCTGTCCCCGGAGGCTGCCCGTGCGGTGCTGGCCGCGTTCCCCGGGGTGGAGGTCGTCGACGATCCTGCCGCCGGCCGATTCCCCACCCCGCTGCTGGCCGCAGGGCGGGATGCGGTCTACGTCGGGCTCGTCCGGCCCGACCGCGTCGACCCGCATGGCCTCCGGCTCGTCGTCTGCGCCGACAACTTGCGGAAGGGGTCGGCCACCAACGCGGTGCAGATCGCCGAAGCGCTGGTGGCCGCAGGCTCCCTGCGCCCGCGCGCGGGGGTGAGCACGCGGTAG
- the dapB gene encoding 4-hydroxy-tetrahydrodipicolinate reductase produces the protein MGDGPVRVAVSGAAGRMGRASVRAILREPDLQLVAALGRQQAVGRDAGEVAGAGTAGVPIVADLDAVWAAAPEVLVVFAPGAPAAVHAREALARGVRPVVGSTGVGAAELEALGALAAARKTGAVVAPNFALGAVLLMEFARIASRFFPHVEIVELHHDRKRDAPSGTALKTARLIAEVRTAAPAPAVAEEELVRGARGGVADGVRVHSVRLPGLNAHQEVLFGGPGQVLTLRHDSLSEESFMPGLLLAIRRVRALEGLVYGLEHLLDLR, from the coding sequence GTGGGCGACGGACCGGTGCGGGTCGCCGTCAGCGGCGCGGCAGGACGGATGGGGCGGGCCAGCGTTCGAGCCATTCTGCGCGAGCCCGATCTACAGCTGGTGGCTGCTCTCGGCCGACAGCAGGCGGTGGGGCGCGATGCGGGTGAGGTGGCCGGCGCGGGGACCGCGGGCGTCCCCATCGTGGCCGACCTCGACGCCGTGTGGGCCGCAGCGCCCGAGGTGCTCGTCGTGTTCGCGCCCGGGGCGCCCGCCGCGGTCCACGCCCGTGAGGCGCTCGCGCGGGGCGTCCGGCCCGTGGTGGGCAGCACCGGGGTCGGCGCTGCGGAGCTCGAGGCGCTGGGGGCACTGGCCGCTGCGCGCAAGACGGGCGCGGTCGTCGCGCCGAACTTCGCCCTGGGCGCGGTGCTCCTGATGGAGTTCGCGCGGATCGCCAGCCGGTTCTTCCCGCACGTGGAGATCGTCGAGCTCCACCACGATCGCAAACGCGATGCGCCGTCGGGCACGGCGCTGAAGACGGCGCGGCTCATCGCCGAGGTGCGAACGGCGGCGCCGGCACCGGCGGTGGCGGAGGAGGAGCTGGTGCGCGGTGCCCGGGGCGGTGTGGCCGACGGCGTGCGGGTGCACAGCGTGCGGCTCCCCGGGCTGAACGCCCACCAGGAGGTGCTCTTCGGCGGGCCGGGGCAGGTGTTGACGTTGCGCCACGACTCGCTGAGCGAGGAGTCGTTCATGCCCGGACTGCTCCTGGCCATCCGACGGGTCAGGGCCCTCGAGGGGTTGGTGTACGGGCTGGAGCACCTGCTGGATTTGCGCTAG
- a CDS encoding pitrilysin family protein produces the protein MELVAKSVLSNGIRVLTETMPAVRTASLGIWVATGSRYEDARVHGISHFLEHLLFKGTGRRTALELAQAVDALGGQMNAFTDREHTCFYVKVLSTHLPEVVELMADMLLNSALDPDAIERERQVIIEEIKTYEDSPDDLVQDLIVQTIWNGHPLGRPVIGTRHTVQRLGRADFLRYMEERYRPDNTVISVAGDVRHDAVVALLERFLGGWDGRTAPQPTWIPTLEPTISLRAKDVEQVHLCLATRGRAQADDELYALEVLDNVLGSGMSSRLFYEIREKRGLVYTIASYAPAYREGGLFVVYAAMSPEAGPAVVQLILEEIARLADTLRDDEVARAKESLKGNVLLNLESTGSRMSKLARSELYHGRQFTMDELIQKIDAVTPEAIRRLARDIFTADQMAMAAIGPLATHDGLGARLESTFSRCLGLLPKTAPAPVATAAG, from the coding sequence ATGGAGCTGGTGGCGAAGTCGGTACTCTCCAACGGGATTCGGGTGCTCACCGAGACGATGCCCGCGGTTCGGACCGCCTCCCTGGGCATCTGGGTCGCCACGGGGTCCCGCTACGAGGACGCGCGGGTGCACGGGATCTCCCACTTCCTGGAGCACCTGCTGTTCAAGGGCACCGGGCGGCGCACGGCGCTCGAGCTCGCCCAGGCCGTGGACGCCCTGGGCGGGCAGATGAACGCCTTCACGGACCGGGAGCACACCTGCTTCTACGTCAAGGTGCTGTCCACCCACCTGCCCGAAGTGGTCGAGTTGATGGCCGACATGTTGCTGAACTCGGCGTTGGACCCGGACGCGATCGAGCGGGAGCGGCAGGTCATCATCGAGGAGATCAAGACCTACGAGGACTCCCCCGACGATCTCGTCCAGGACCTGATCGTCCAGACGATCTGGAACGGGCACCCGTTGGGCCGGCCCGTGATCGGGACGCGGCACACGGTGCAGCGCCTGGGGCGTGCGGACTTCCTTCGGTACATGGAGGAGCGGTACCGGCCCGACAACACGGTGATCAGCGTGGCCGGCGATGTCCGCCACGACGCGGTGGTGGCGCTCCTGGAGCGGTTCCTCGGCGGGTGGGACGGGCGCACGGCGCCGCAGCCCACCTGGATTCCCACCCTGGAACCGACCATCAGCCTGCGCGCCAAGGACGTGGAGCAGGTGCATCTGTGCCTGGCCACCCGGGGGCGGGCACAGGCCGACGACGAGCTGTACGCCCTGGAGGTGCTCGACAACGTCCTGGGCAGCGGGATGTCCAGCCGGCTGTTCTACGAGATCCGGGAGAAGCGCGGGCTGGTCTACACCATCGCCTCGTACGCGCCGGCGTACCGCGAGGGCGGGCTGTTCGTCGTCTACGCTGCCATGAGCCCGGAGGCCGGACCGGCGGTGGTGCAGCTGATCCTGGAGGAGATCGCCAGGCTGGCCGATACCCTGCGCGACGACGAGGTGGCGCGCGCCAAGGAGTCCCTCAAGGGCAACGTGCTGCTGAACCTGGAGAGCACCGGCAGCCGGATGAGCAAGCTGGCGCGGTCCGAGCTCTACCACGGGCGGCAGTTCACCATGGACGAGCTGATCCAGAAGATCGATGCCGTCACCCCCGAGGCGATCCGGCGCCTGGCCCGCGACATCTTCACGGCGGACCAGATGGCGATGGCCGCCATCGGCCCGCTGGCGACGCACGACGGGCTCGGCGCGCGTCTGGAGAGCACGTTCTCGCGGTGCCTGGGCCTGCTGCCGAAGACGGCACCGGCCCCGGTGGCCACCGCAGCCGGCTGA
- a CDS encoding polyribonucleotide nucleotidyltransferase, with amino-acid sequence MMEQAMHAQRAEVEVGGERLVFETGVLARQAGGAVTVTHGETVVLVAATMAEQAREGIDFFPLTCDFEERMYAAGKIPGGFFKREGRPGERAILTARLMDRPLRPLFPKGMRNDVQVIATVLSTDQEHDPGVAAVNGASAALLLSGIPWDGPVGAVRVGLIDGRLVINPTLRQIEEQSALDLVVAGTEDAILMVEAGADEVPEERLLDAFELAHGEIRKIIAAQRDLAARAGKPRRAAIFAAVPPAEVEAAVRDAALPLVRAALAQPEKLAREDALRAVEVDVRSRLADEFPDHVGQIGEIVTALTKEEVRRRILEERVRPDGRRPDEIRPISIAVGLLPRTHGSALFQRGQTQVLSITTLGTGEDEQRLDDIGILEAKRFMHHYWFPPFSVGEVRPLRSPGRREIGHGALAERALEPMIPPEDVFPYTIRVVSEVLESNGSTSMASVCGSTLSLMDAGVPLRAPVAGIAMGLVTGPDGRYEVLTDILGMEDAMGDMDFKVAGTRRGVTALQMDIKIHGLSRQILADALRQAREARMTILDLMERVLPAPRAQLSAHAPRIFTLQINPDKIRDVIGPGGKVINKITAETGTKIDIEQDGRVTIAAVNEDGARRAMQMIEGIVREVQVGETYRGRITRLMNFGAFVEVLPGKEGLVHISELAERGTRLEDVVKVGDEMEVRVKEIDSLGRINLTRRGMPGGPPEVAEEEPQPAEAGARARPGGGRREGRPARRGGSRAHRRADT; translated from the coding sequence ATGATGGAGCAGGCAATGCACGCACAGCGCGCCGAGGTCGAGGTCGGCGGGGAGCGCCTGGTGTTCGAGACCGGGGTGCTCGCCCGGCAGGCCGGCGGCGCCGTCACCGTCACCCACGGCGAGACCGTGGTGCTCGTCGCCGCCACCATGGCGGAGCAGGCACGGGAAGGGATCGACTTCTTCCCGCTGACCTGCGACTTCGAGGAGCGGATGTACGCCGCCGGGAAGATCCCGGGTGGGTTCTTCAAGCGCGAGGGCCGGCCGGGGGAACGCGCTATCCTGACGGCCCGCCTGATGGACCGGCCGTTGCGCCCCCTGTTCCCCAAGGGCATGCGCAACGACGTGCAGGTCATCGCCACGGTGCTGTCCACCGACCAGGAGCACGACCCGGGGGTGGCCGCCGTCAACGGCGCCTCGGCTGCGCTCCTGCTCTCGGGCATCCCGTGGGACGGGCCGGTGGGCGCCGTGCGCGTGGGGCTCATCGACGGCCGGCTGGTGATCAACCCCACGCTGCGGCAGATCGAGGAGCAGAGCGCCCTGGATCTCGTGGTGGCCGGAACCGAGGACGCGATCCTCATGGTGGAGGCCGGCGCCGACGAGGTGCCCGAAGAGCGGCTGCTCGATGCGTTCGAGCTGGCCCACGGCGAGATCCGGAAGATCATCGCCGCGCAGCGGGACCTGGCCGCGCGGGCCGGGAAGCCGCGTCGGGCGGCGATCTTCGCCGCCGTCCCGCCCGCGGAGGTGGAAGCCGCCGTACGGGACGCTGCCCTGCCGCTGGTGCGCGCCGCGCTGGCGCAGCCTGAGAAGCTGGCCCGGGAGGACGCCCTGCGGGCCGTGGAGGTTGACGTCAGGAGCAGGCTGGCCGACGAGTTTCCCGACCATGTGGGGCAGATCGGCGAGATCGTCACCGCGCTGACGAAGGAGGAAGTGCGGCGGCGCATCCTCGAGGAGCGCGTCCGGCCGGATGGCCGCCGCCCCGACGAGATCCGCCCCATCTCGATCGCCGTGGGCCTGCTGCCGCGGACCCACGGCTCGGCGCTGTTCCAGCGGGGGCAGACGCAGGTGTTGTCCATCACGACCCTGGGGACCGGCGAGGACGAACAGCGCCTGGACGACATCGGAATCCTCGAGGCCAAGCGGTTCATGCACCACTACTGGTTCCCGCCGTTCTCCGTGGGCGAGGTGCGGCCCCTGCGCAGTCCGGGTCGCCGGGAGATCGGCCACGGGGCTCTGGCGGAGCGCGCCCTGGAGCCGATGATCCCGCCGGAGGACGTGTTCCCCTACACCATCCGCGTGGTCTCCGAGGTGCTCGAGTCCAACGGGAGCACGTCCATGGCGTCGGTGTGCGGGTCCACGTTGTCGCTGATGGACGCGGGCGTGCCGCTGCGTGCGCCCGTGGCCGGGATCGCCATGGGGCTCGTCACCGGCCCCGACGGGCGGTACGAGGTCCTCACCGACATCCTGGGCATGGAGGACGCCATGGGCGACATGGACTTCAAGGTCGCCGGGACCCGGCGCGGCGTCACCGCCCTGCAGATGGACATCAAGATCCACGGGCTCTCCCGCCAGATCCTGGCGGACGCCCTGCGGCAGGCGCGGGAGGCCCGGATGACCATCCTGGACCTGATGGAGCGCGTCCTGCCGGCGCCGCGGGCCCAGCTCTCGGCGCACGCGCCGCGCATCTTCACCCTCCAGATCAACCCCGACAAGATCCGGGACGTTATCGGGCCGGGCGGCAAGGTGATCAACAAGATCACCGCCGAGACGGGCACCAAGATCGACATCGAACAGGATGGCCGCGTGACCATCGCCGCGGTCAACGAAGACGGCGCGCGCCGGGCCATGCAGATGATCGAGGGGATCGTGCGCGAGGTGCAGGTGGGCGAGACCTACCGGGGCCGCATCACGCGGCTGATGAACTTCGGCGCGTTCGTGGAGGTGCTCCCCGGCAAGGAGGGCCTCGTGCACATCTCGGAGCTGGCCGAGCGCGGCACGCGGCTGGAGGACGTCGTGAAGGTGGGCGACGAGATGGAGGTCCGGGTCAAGGAGATCGACAGCCTGGGGCGGATCAACCTGACCCGGCGCGGCATGCCCGGCGGGCCGCCTGAGGTTGCGGAGGAGGAGCCGCAGCCCGCGGAGGCCGGCGCCCGCGCCCGGCCGGGCGGCGGGCGCCGTGAGGGACGCCCGGCGCGCCGCGGTGGGTCGCGCGCGCACCGCCGGGCCGACACGTAG
- the rpsO gene encoding 30S ribosomal protein S15, whose product MLTGEAKKRIVGKYARHADDTGSPEVQIALLTERITQLAEHLKAHPKDFHSRRGLLKMVGQRRRLLAYLERTDLEAYRRVVEDLGLRR is encoded by the coding sequence ATGCTGACAGGAGAGGCCAAGAAGAGGATCGTCGGCAAGTACGCGCGGCATGCGGACGACACCGGGTCGCCGGAAGTGCAGATCGCGCTGCTCACGGAACGCATCACGCAGCTTGCGGAGCACCTCAAGGCGCATCCCAAGGACTTCCACTCTCGCCGCGGCCTGCTGAAGATGGTCGGGCAGCGGCGACGACTGCTGGCGTACCTGGAGCGCACGGACCTGGAGGCTTACCGGCGGGTGGTGGAGGACCTGGGGCTCCGGCGCTAG
- a CDS encoding bifunctional riboflavin kinase/FAD synthetase, producing the protein MKVVYGLEAFEPSDRPVALALGTFDGVHRGHQAVLAALRTAAAADGGVAVATTFDPHPLVVLAGPREPFLLTTLEERLRLFARAGVDVALVVRFDEELRSLDASAWLERLRRHVGPRHLVTSTTHTFGRHREGTAEFLRAWGAAHGVAVTIVPLVEQDGVPISSSGIRTLLRAGDVRGAARWLGRWYSVRGVVVAGEGRGRRLGVPTANLDVPREKVVPARGVYAAYATVGEETVMAAVNVGVRPTFGGGTEGVEAHLLDVERDLYGHDLEVAFVERLRAEMHFPDVEALRRQIDLDVERARAILSSTNTVNIHQV; encoded by the coding sequence GTGAAGGTCGTCTACGGTCTGGAAGCGTTCGAGCCGTCGGACCGACCGGTCGCCCTGGCCCTGGGGACCTTCGACGGCGTGCACCGGGGCCACCAGGCCGTGCTCGCGGCGCTGCGAACCGCTGCTGCAGCGGACGGCGGCGTGGCCGTGGCCACGACGTTCGACCCGCATCCGTTGGTCGTGCTGGCAGGTCCACGGGAGCCGTTCCTGCTGACGACGCTCGAGGAACGCCTGCGGCTGTTCGCCCGCGCGGGCGTGGACGTCGCGCTGGTGGTTCGGTTCGACGAGGAGCTGCGCAGCCTGGATGCCAGCGCGTGGCTGGAGCGCTTGCGTCGCCACGTTGGGCCGCGCCATCTCGTCACGTCCACGACCCATACTTTCGGTCGCCATCGGGAGGGCACGGCGGAGTTCCTGCGGGCGTGGGGCGCGGCGCACGGGGTGGCGGTGACCATCGTGCCGCTGGTCGAGCAGGACGGCGTCCCGATCAGCAGTTCGGGGATACGGACGCTGCTGCGGGCAGGCGACGTGCGCGGGGCGGCCCGATGGCTGGGCCGGTGGTATAGCGTACGCGGGGTGGTCGTGGCGGGCGAGGGCCGCGGCCGACGGCTCGGGGTCCCGACGGCAAACCTCGACGTGCCGCGGGAGAAGGTCGTCCCGGCCCGGGGCGTGTACGCCGCCTACGCCACCGTCGGCGAGGAGACCGTGATGGCCGCGGTGAACGTCGGCGTGCGGCCGACGTTCGGTGGCGGTACGGAGGGCGTCGAGGCCCACCTCCTCGACGTAGAGCGCGACCTGTACGGCCATGACCTGGAGGTCGCCTTCGTGGAACGTCTCCGCGCAGAGATGCACTTCCCCGACGTGGAGGCGCTTCGCCGTCAGATCGACCTGGATGTTGAACGCGCCAGGGCAATTCTGTCGAGCACCAACACAGTCAATATTCATCAAGTTTAG
- the truB gene encoding tRNA pseudouridine(55) synthase TruB, producing the protein MRARPPIELYHGVLNVLKPPGMTSHDVVDALRRLTGQRRIGHTGTLDPGACGVLVLCLGRATRIADLLTERDKGYRAEFTFGLATDSGDAYGTVVAEADASRLDREAVEAALGAFVGVIAQTPPLVSAIHRGGRRLYEHARRGEHVEVAPRQVEITECRLLAFTPGPRARALVQIECSKGTYIRALARDLGQHVGVPAHASFVLRTRSGRFAIDGSLTLEEIAEAVAAGSLHPLLVSADEALGDLPAVDLTPAQRQQVLQGRPLLLVHVPGWTRLPPGRPIRLRDARGLVALGRIEAGRLRPFRVLRGTPGA; encoded by the coding sequence ATGCGGGCTAGGCCGCCGATCGAGCTCTACCACGGCGTCCTCAACGTCCTGAAGCCGCCGGGCATGACCTCCCATGACGTGGTGGATGCCCTCCGCCGGTTGACCGGCCAGCGGCGGATCGGCCACACCGGCACGCTCGACCCCGGCGCCTGCGGGGTCCTGGTCCTCTGTCTGGGGCGGGCCACGCGCATCGCCGACCTCCTCACCGAACGGGACAAGGGCTACCGGGCCGAGTTCACGTTCGGGCTGGCGACGGACTCGGGCGACGCCTATGGGACCGTCGTCGCCGAGGCGGACGCCTCCCGGCTGGACCGGGAGGCCGTCGAGGCCGCGCTCGGGGCGTTCGTCGGCGTGATCGCGCAGACGCCGCCGCTGGTCTCCGCTATCCACCGGGGCGGGCGCCGGCTGTACGAGCACGCCCGGCGCGGGGAGCACGTGGAGGTGGCGCCCCGACAGGTCGAGATCACCGAGTGCCGCCTCCTGGCGTTCACCCCGGGACCGCGAGCCCGGGCCCTGGTCCAGATCGAGTGTTCCAAGGGGACGTACATCCGAGCGCTGGCGCGGGACCTGGGGCAGCACGTGGGCGTGCCTGCCCACGCGTCGTTCGTGCTGCGTACCCGATCGGGACGCTTCGCGATCGATGGAAGCCTGACGCTGGAGGAGATCGCGGAGGCCGTGGCGGCCGGCAGCCTGCACCCGCTGCTCGTCTCCGCCGACGAGGCGCTGGGCGACCTGCCCGCGGTGGATCTCACGCCCGCGCAGCGGCAGCAGGTGCTCCAGGGCCGGCCGCTGCTCCTGGTGCATGTGCCGGGGTGGACACGGCTGCCGCCCGGCCGCCCCATCCGCCTGCGCGACGCCCGGGGGCTGGTGGCCCTGGGCAGGATCGAGGCGGGTCGCCTGCGGCCGTTTCGGGTGCTACGGGGGACGCCGGGCGCGTGA
- a CDS encoding DHH family phosphoesterase, which produces MTLRATIARVLARSKRTLLVCHEGPDGDCLGAALALAHALHAPDREVVVACPDPVPAALRFLPGAERVVTMVPEDWRPDVAVTLECGSLQRAGGLAGAVTRAATIVAIDHHADVDRYAHLLDWDPSAAAVGEQVADLIGCLGVSLDAGMAQALLTAVATDTGVFRYANTTPRVLRLAADLIDRGADLGQIVRRVYEEQPVGAVRLLGAALAACELHCGGAVATTVVTAAMRAAAGLGADEATGIAAALRTIAGVRLAVVLEEREGRVHVSFRARDGVRADRVAARMGGGGHAAAAGAQLSLPLEAARHQVLAAVAAELAEACPDAG; this is translated from the coding sequence GTGACCCTCCGGGCGACGATCGCTCGGGTTCTCGCCCGTAGCAAACGCACACTGCTGGTCTGCCACGAGGGGCCCGACGGTGACTGCCTGGGGGCGGCCCTGGCGCTGGCACACGCGCTGCACGCCCCGGACCGCGAGGTGGTGGTGGCCTGCCCGGATCCCGTGCCTGCGGCCCTGCGCTTCCTGCCCGGTGCGGAACGCGTCGTGACCATGGTGCCCGAGGACTGGCGCCCCGACGTGGCGGTGACCCTCGAGTGCGGTTCGCTCCAGCGCGCCGGCGGGCTGGCCGGGGCGGTGACCCGGGCGGCCACGATCGTCGCCATCGACCACCACGCCGACGTCGACAGGTACGCCCATCTGCTCGACTGGGACCCGTCGGCTGCGGCCGTGGGAGAGCAGGTGGCGGACCTCATCGGCTGCCTGGGGGTATCGCTCGACGCGGGCATGGCGCAGGCGCTCCTCACAGCAGTGGCCACCGACACGGGCGTGTTCCGGTACGCGAACACCACCCCGCGAGTGCTGCGGCTGGCCGCGGACCTCATCGACCGAGGGGCCGACCTCGGGCAGATCGTGCGGCGGGTCTACGAGGAGCAGCCGGTGGGCGCCGTCCGCCTCCTGGGTGCCGCGCTGGCGGCCTGCGAGCTGCACTGTGGCGGGGCCGTGGCGACCACGGTGGTGACGGCGGCCATGCGCGCAGCGGCCGGCCTTGGCGCCGACGAGGCAACCGGCATTGCGGCTGCCCTGCGCACCATCGCCGGCGTCCGCCTGGCCGTCGTGCTGGAGGAGCGCGAGGGGAGGGTGCACGTGTCCTTCCGTGCGCGTGACGGCGTGCGCGCCGATCGCGTCGCTGCGCGGATGGGCGGAGGCGGGCATGCCGCAGCCGCCGGCGCGCAGCTCTCCCTCCCGCTGGAGGCGGCACGGCACCAGGTGCTCGCGGCGGTGGCGGCCGAACTCGCGGAGGCATGCCCCGATGCGGGCTAG
- the rbfA gene encoding 30S ribosome-binding factor RbfA: MTHARATRLAEVIRSEVSEIIRTLNDPRIGFVSVTDVEVSPDLRHARIFVSVLGDDDAKRRTMEGLEHATGHVRSLLGPRLGIRLVPEIAFRLDPSIERGARISALLRELAEETPRDPPGDDRSGSRP, translated from the coding sequence ATGACCCATGCGCGTGCGACACGGCTGGCCGAGGTCATTCGCAGCGAGGTCAGCGAGATCATCCGGACCCTCAACGATCCCCGCATCGGGTTCGTCTCGGTGACCGACGTGGAGGTGAGCCCGGATCTGCGGCATGCACGGATCTTCGTCAGCGTCCTGGGCGACGACGACGCCAAGCGACGCACCATGGAAGGCCTCGAGCACGCCACCGGGCACGTCCGGTCGCTGCTGGGGCCGCGGCTGGGCATCCGCCTGGTCCCGGAGATCGCCTTCCGGCTGGATCCGTCCATCGAGCGCGGGGCGCGTATCAGCGCGCTGCTGCGGGAACTGGCGGAGGAGACGCCCCGTGACCCTCCGGGCGACGATCGCTCGGGTTCTCGCCCGTAG
- a CDS encoding DUF503 domain-containing protein, giving the protein MAIVVGVARAELSLPGARGLKDKRRLVKSLVERAQHRFRVSAAEVDHHDAWTRAVVAFACVSTSSRHAHQILAEVHRFVEHQGEVVLVDYQVEIR; this is encoded by the coding sequence GTGGCGATCGTCGTTGGCGTGGCCCGTGCCGAGCTGAGCCTGCCCGGCGCCAGGGGCCTGAAGGACAAGCGCCGGCTCGTCAAGAGCCTGGTGGAACGCGCCCAGCACCGGTTCCGGGTCTCGGCTGCCGAGGTGGATCACCACGACGCCTGGACGCGGGCCGTGGTGGCGTTCGCCTGCGTGAGCACCTCCTCCCGGCACGCCCACCAGATCCTGGCGGAGGTCCACCGGTTCGTGGAACACCAGGGCGAGGTGGTGCTCGTGGACTACCAGGTCGAGATCCGATAG